CCGCCCGCCATGACGACGAGCTCGCCGTTCTCGAGGCGGCCGCCGGCGACGGCGGCATCCGGATGCTGGAGGCCGACGAACTGCTCCGCCTCGCGCCGCTGCGACGCGAGGGCCTCCTCGGCGGCGCCCGCATCGAGACCGATCTGCAGACCGACCCGCGCACCGCGGCCGCTGCGATCGTGCGTCACCTCGCGGCGCTGGGCGTGGAGTTCCGGTTCCGCACGGCCGTCACCGCGCTGGGAGCCGGTCGCGTCGAGACGACGCGCGGAACCATCACCTGCGCGAACGTCGTCGTCGCCGTCAACCACGACATCGATCAGCTGCTGCCGGAGGTCGCCGAACGCCACGGCATCGTCCGCTGCGCGCTGGACATGATGCGTGCGGCCGTGACGCTCCGGCATCCGCTCTCCGCCCCGCTGCTCACCGGCTGGTCGCTGGTGCGGTACGGGCGATTCGCCGGCGGTCCGGAGTCCGCCGCACTGCGCGATCGACTGCACGCCGAACGGCCGGATCTCGCCGCCCTCGACCTCAACCAGATGTACACGCAGCTGCCGGACGGCTCGCTCATCATCGGCGACTCCCACGCGACCGCGATCGCGCCCGCCCCCTTCCAGCCCGAGGCCGCGTTCACGGCGTTCCTCGCCGAGGCGGAGGCCCTGTTCGACATGCCGACGCCGCGCGTGCTCGAGCGGTGGCAGGGCGTGTACGCCAAGGGCGCGCGGGAGTTCCTCATCGAACGGGGCGACGAGGGAGCGCTGGTGCTCGCCGCGACCACCGGCATCGGAATGACCACGGGTCTGGGGCTCGCCGAAGAGAATCTCACCGCCGCCTTCGGGTGGGCACCCGCAATGGAAGGAACATCATGACCACGACAACTCCCCTCGAACTCGTCGTCCTCGACATGGCAGGAACCACGGTGCTCGACGACGGCGTCGTGGAGCAGGCGTTCCAGCGCGCCGCCGAGCGCACGGGCGTCGCCGAGCGGATGCCGTGGGCCGAGGCGCTCGACCACGTCCGCGTCACCATGGGCCAGTCCAAGATCGACGTCTTCACCCACCTCGCCGGCGGCGACGTCGCGGCAGCCGAGCGTGCCACCGCCGCCTTCGAGGGCGCGTACGCCGAGATCGTCGCCGAGCAGGGCGTCACGGAGATCCCGGGTGCGGCCGACGCGATC
This genomic interval from Microbacterium sp. LWH11-1.2 contains the following:
- a CDS encoding TIGR03364 family FAD-dependent oxidoreductase, translating into MTTSPDSADLVVVGSGIVGLGAAYGAVRRGLRVIVVDRADAVTGATIRNFGHLCIGAQSGEARRYADASRELWLRLSQDAGFWLRESGTLVAARHDDELAVLEAAAGDGGIRMLEADELLRLAPLRREGLLGGARIETDLQTDPRTAAAAIVRHLAALGVEFRFRTAVTALGAGRVETTRGTITCANVVVAVNHDIDQLLPEVAERHGIVRCALDMMRAAVTLRHPLSAPLLTGWSLVRYGRFAGGPESAALRDRLHAERPDLAALDLNQMYTQLPDGSLIIGDSHATAIAPAPFQPEAAFTAFLAEAEALFDMPTPRVLERWQGVYAKGAREFLIERGDEGALVLAATTGIGMTTGLGLAEENLTAAFGWAPAMEGTS